Proteins from a single region of Salinibacter grassmerensis:
- a CDS encoding alpha-amylase family glycosyl hydrolase, whose translation MSRLWSLLAVGFALLLAPSAAGQVVETTPSPPRTDQPVTLYFNAEAGDAGLEGYDGDIYAHTGISTNQNPEGEWKCVKNNWPTEDAFAGNRKDTRLAPIEGDPNRYKLEIDDIRSYYQETSTQCSLGGDERIQTLNLVFRNGDGSREGKAEGSGDIYVDVFDAGDDPSLRAFVQTPESNPPLYPFITQNSTVDVTVSADTANVQSFSGLQLFVDGTQVASTAEDSLTYSLDTSSPSKSKIRVRAEATADGSMLTDSAETRIIRAPTVEKVARPSDIQGAPGENDGITYNADGSVTLSLYATGKNFVYAIGDFSNWEVDADYFMNRDGDHWWITIPSSALSGQEEYDFQYFVDGEIRTSDPFAHKIRTPQDEGIGGDIYPGLEPYPDDQTENLVSVIRPGQQDPSFAYPDFQPPEREDLVVYELLVRDFVEQSSYQVLADTLDYLDSLGVNAVELMPVANFGGNNSWGYNPNAHLALDKSYGTPDGFRQFVEEAHRRGIAVFMDVVYNHITAQSPLSQLYGANLDNPFLEPQPGEDPSADRGFCDDFFQELNHESPFIKNYIDRANDYWIENFNVDGFRYDLAKCVADDGLPISDQNYSNKIRAGWKDVADEIWADHPETHVILEFFGSTSEENALGGYSGVGNTAGMMTWEPLNRPYSQADMGYQDNSGLSTTYYGNRSGYDQPSNLTYMESHDEQWLMRRKKAFGNERNGYSTRDLKTALNRQKLVGAFFFTVPGPRMMWQFGELGYGWGEDECLKEDGDAEGACDSGDPGRTGPKPVRWEYRDPDTHPDRVRLYKTWSTLLRLRQAHEVFRSAETQVDMQVGSGERIRSIRLTHPSMDALVVGNFGLLQRNADVTFSQTGTWYNVFANEDVRIQDTTKTVPLRPGEFRVYTSEPPAVNPEEGLVPSTVTPPSRLPVDINQSFGTVTDRSNYQLVAVPGSTRVPLSQAAFGTPGDTWRAFHDDGSDSDYLVGYSAEDDRFALGQGRGLWVLSERSFAYEDSVASMSVRNGRTHIDLHNGWNIISNPLGLTVSWDRVRAGNEISAPLHRWENGSFVTADTFRTAATGEAFYFKNETNLDSLSIPYPGSVADRKAAQSALPSEVQSVRKAMTFQLQARRDSAVSAVQLGYKKTGASVQHSAPRTAFSDVQLVATDAKQEGFVTYIQSLASDTASAEQLTFDLRLSTEAEQQVSLRALQLDSFTNRPAILVNRETGKTYEFRSGETVQLTPSTSTTRLRLRIGKGPEDKGDLSPDEVRLRPNYPNPFRSTTTIEYDVPEQSSVRLAVFDVLGRRVATLARGDQGPGRYSVTWAPDDEGQTLASGVYFLRLKAGDKVRSRRVTFVR comes from the coding sequence ATGTCCCGTCTTTGGTCGCTTCTTGCCGTCGGCTTCGCGCTGCTGCTGGCCCCGTCCGCGGCTGGGCAGGTCGTGGAGACGACCCCGAGTCCGCCCCGCACCGACCAGCCGGTGACGCTCTACTTCAACGCGGAGGCAGGTGATGCGGGATTGGAGGGATACGATGGGGACATCTACGCCCACACCGGCATCTCCACCAACCAGAACCCTGAAGGGGAGTGGAAGTGCGTGAAGAACAATTGGCCGACGGAGGACGCCTTTGCCGGAAACCGAAAAGATACCCGCCTCGCCCCGATCGAAGGAGATCCGAACCGCTACAAGCTGGAGATTGACGACATCCGGTCGTATTACCAGGAGACCAGCACGCAGTGCAGTTTGGGGGGCGACGAGCGTATCCAGACCCTGAATCTGGTCTTCCGAAACGGCGACGGATCCCGAGAAGGGAAGGCGGAAGGCAGCGGTGACATTTACGTGGATGTGTTCGACGCAGGAGACGATCCCTCACTGCGGGCATTCGTGCAGACGCCCGAGTCGAACCCGCCGCTTTATCCATTCATCACGCAGAATAGTACGGTGGATGTGACTGTGTCGGCGGATACGGCCAACGTTCAGTCCTTCTCGGGTCTCCAACTCTTCGTGGACGGTACGCAGGTGGCCTCGACGGCGGAGGACTCGCTCACCTACTCCTTGGATACGTCGTCGCCGAGCAAATCCAAAATCCGTGTGAGAGCGGAGGCCACCGCCGACGGAAGCATGCTCACCGACAGTGCCGAGACCCGAATCATTCGGGCGCCCACCGTAGAGAAGGTAGCACGGCCGTCCGACATCCAGGGGGCGCCGGGGGAGAACGACGGCATCACCTACAATGCAGACGGGAGCGTCACACTCTCGCTGTATGCGACAGGCAAGAACTTCGTCTACGCCATTGGCGACTTCTCAAACTGGGAGGTCGACGCGGACTATTTCATGAACCGGGATGGAGATCACTGGTGGATTACGATACCGTCCTCGGCGTTGTCGGGCCAAGAAGAGTATGATTTTCAGTACTTCGTGGACGGGGAGATTCGGACCTCCGACCCGTTTGCGCACAAAATCCGCACGCCGCAGGATGAGGGCATCGGTGGAGACATCTATCCGGGCCTAGAGCCCTATCCCGACGACCAGACCGAGAACCTCGTGTCGGTCATCCGGCCGGGGCAGCAGGACCCGTCGTTTGCATACCCGGACTTTCAGCCGCCGGAGCGAGAGGACCTGGTCGTATACGAGCTCCTCGTACGGGACTTTGTCGAACAAAGCTCCTACCAAGTACTGGCCGATACGCTCGACTACCTCGACTCCCTGGGGGTCAATGCCGTGGAGCTCATGCCGGTGGCGAATTTCGGAGGCAACAACAGCTGGGGGTACAACCCAAACGCCCACTTGGCGCTCGACAAATCGTACGGCACGCCGGACGGGTTTCGGCAATTTGTGGAGGAAGCACACCGAAGGGGCATTGCGGTGTTCATGGACGTGGTCTACAATCACATTACCGCACAGTCTCCCCTTTCGCAGCTGTACGGGGCGAACCTTGACAACCCATTCTTGGAGCCGCAGCCGGGAGAAGATCCGTCGGCGGACCGGGGCTTCTGTGACGACTTCTTCCAGGAGCTCAATCACGAAAGTCCGTTTATTAAAAACTACATCGATCGGGCCAACGACTACTGGATCGAGAATTTCAATGTCGACGGCTTCCGCTACGACCTCGCGAAGTGCGTAGCCGACGATGGCCTCCCCATCAGCGACCAGAACTATTCGAACAAAATCCGAGCCGGCTGGAAGGACGTGGCGGATGAGATATGGGCGGATCATCCGGAGACCCATGTGATTCTGGAATTCTTCGGGTCCACCAGCGAGGAAAATGCGCTTGGGGGGTACAGCGGAGTCGGCAACACGGCCGGGATGATGACCTGGGAACCTTTGAACCGTCCCTACAGCCAGGCCGACATGGGGTACCAGGATAATAGCGGTCTGTCGACTACCTACTATGGAAACCGATCAGGATATGACCAGCCCAGCAACCTCACTTACATGGAGAGCCACGACGAGCAGTGGCTTATGCGCCGCAAGAAGGCCTTCGGGAATGAGCGCAACGGCTACAGTACGCGTGACCTGAAGACAGCCCTAAATCGCCAAAAGCTGGTGGGGGCGTTCTTCTTCACTGTACCGGGCCCGCGCATGATGTGGCAGTTCGGCGAGTTGGGCTACGGCTGGGGAGAGGACGAGTGCCTGAAAGAGGACGGCGACGCCGAGGGCGCCTGCGACTCCGGCGACCCAGGACGCACCGGCCCTAAGCCCGTCCGCTGGGAGTACCGCGACCCCGACACCCACCCCGACCGCGTACGCCTCTACAAGACCTGGTCCACACTCCTCCGCCTGCGGCAGGCCCACGAGGTCTTCCGAAGTGCGGAGACACAGGTCGACATGCAGGTGGGCAGCGGGGAACGCATTCGGTCTATCCGCCTCACGCATCCCTCGATGGACGCGCTGGTGGTGGGCAACTTTGGGCTCCTGCAGCGGAACGCCGACGTCACGTTTTCGCAGACGGGCACCTGGTACAACGTTTTTGCCAACGAGGACGTCCGCATTCAGGACACCACGAAAACTGTCCCACTCCGTCCCGGAGAGTTCCGCGTGTACACGTCCGAGCCCCCGGCGGTGAATCCAGAAGAGGGGCTCGTGCCCAGCACTGTCACGCCGCCCTCCCGCCTTCCTGTGGACATTAACCAGTCGTTTGGGACGGTGACGGACCGCAGTAATTACCAGCTCGTGGCTGTGCCCGGTTCCACGCGGGTGCCCCTCTCTCAGGCAGCGTTCGGAACGCCTGGCGACACCTGGCGCGCCTTCCATGACGATGGCTCAGACTCAGACTATCTGGTAGGGTACAGTGCTGAAGACGACCGGTTTGCACTGGGACAGGGGCGTGGGCTCTGGGTTCTCAGTGAGCGCTCGTTCGCCTACGAAGATTCGGTGGCAAGCATGTCGGTAAGAAACGGCCGTACCCACATCGATCTGCATAACGGGTGGAATATCATCAGCAACCCGTTGGGCTTGACAGTGTCCTGGGACCGTGTGCGCGCCGGCAACGAGATCAGTGCTCCTCTGCACCGATGGGAGAACGGAAGCTTCGTGACTGCTGATACCTTTCGGACCGCAGCTACAGGAGAGGCATTTTACTTCAAAAATGAGACCAACCTGGACTCACTATCCATCCCGTATCCCGGTAGCGTAGCCGATCGAAAGGCAGCCCAGTCCGCCCTGCCGTCGGAAGTGCAGAGCGTACGGAAGGCGATGACGTTTCAACTTCAGGCCCGGAGAGACAGCGCCGTGTCTGCGGTTCAACTCGGCTACAAGAAGACAGGGGCGTCGGTCCAGCATTCCGCGCCTCGCACTGCATTCAGTGACGTGCAACTGGTGGCCACTGATGCGAAGCAGGAGGGCTTTGTCACCTACATCCAATCGTTGGCATCGGATACGGCATCGGCCGAACAGCTCACATTCGATCTCCGCCTCTCCACCGAGGCAGAACAGCAGGTGTCTCTGCGGGCCCTGCAGCTCGACTCGTTCACCAATCGCCCCGCAATCCTGGTTAACCGTGAAACAGGGAAGACTTACGAATTTCGATCCGGCGAGACGGTCCAACTGACCCCCTCTACATCCACCACGCGGCTACGGCTCCGAATTGGAAAAGGCCCGGAAGACAAAGGAGACCTATCCCCCGATGAGGTTCGGCTCCGTCCGAACTATCC